One window of the Leptospira koniambonensis genome contains the following:
- a CDS encoding ribose-phosphate diphosphokinase gives MSGSNIAVFSGSSNRTIANEICQELGIAPGKINLRKFSDGEIAVKIEENVRGRDVFVIQSTSAPANDNLMELLLIMDALRRASAKSISVVVPYYGYGRQDRKAEPRVPISARVVADLIEVLGPTRVIVMDLHADQIQGFFKVPVDNLHFSPVLVEYILSKKFEDLVIVSPDSGGAERARSFGKKVNATLAIIDKRRPKANVSEVMNVIGEIEGKNCILLDDMIDTAGTICKAADALLKNGAKSVYCAATHGVLSGEAIDRLNSTPFTEVVLSNTIEIPESKKITKLKTLSVAPLFAAAIQRISTNQSVSDLFI, from the coding sequence ATGAGCGGCTCTAATATCGCAGTTTTTTCAGGATCTTCCAATCGTACAATCGCAAATGAAATTTGCCAAGAGTTAGGAATAGCTCCAGGCAAGATCAATCTTCGTAAATTTTCCGACGGAGAGATCGCGGTTAAGATAGAAGAGAACGTACGAGGAAGAGACGTATTTGTAATCCAATCTACTTCTGCTCCAGCAAACGACAATTTAATGGAATTACTTTTGATCATGGACGCGTTAAGACGTGCTTCTGCAAAAAGTATTTCTGTAGTTGTTCCTTATTACGGTTACGGACGCCAAGATAGAAAAGCGGAACCAAGAGTTCCTATTTCTGCAAGAGTAGTTGCGGATCTGATCGAAGTTTTGGGCCCGACTAGAGTCATCGTAATGGATCTTCATGCGGATCAAATCCAAGGTTTCTTCAAAGTTCCTGTGGATAATTTGCATTTCAGCCCAGTGCTAGTAGAATATATTTTAAGCAAGAAATTCGAAGATTTAGTTATCGTTTCTCCTGACTCTGGCGGTGCAGAAAGAGCCAGATCTTTCGGTAAAAAAGTGAACGCAACTTTAGCGATCATAGACAAGAGAAGACCGAAGGCAAACGTTTCCGAAGTGATGAATGTGATCGGAGAGATAGAAGGTAAGAATTGTATCCTTCTGGACGATATGATCGACACTGCTGGAACTATCTGTAAAGCAGCTGACGCTCTTTTGAAAAATGGAGCTAAATCTGTGTATTGTGCAGCTACTCACGGAGTACTTTCCGGAGAAGCTATCGATCGTTTGAACTCTACTCCTTTTACGGAGGTCGTATTATCTAATACGATTGAGATCCCAGAGTCCAAAAAAATCACTAAGTTAAAAACTCTCTCGGTTGCTCCGTTATTCGCGGCTGCAATCCAGAGAATATCGACCAATCAATCGGTCAGCGACCTATTTATATAA
- a CDS encoding 50S ribosomal protein L25/general stress protein Ctc: MSHKLAVKKRTETGKNVNNRLREAGQVPINIIGGGNAASGSVNEKELEKLVHSGIRQSTLIELEVEGEGVQKVFVKEVQRFPEIDRIRHVDFYKVEPGKKIVTKIGIRTEGTAKGSKMGGQFDHLIHEIRVKTVPEDLIETLVLDVTDLDVGDFIKVSNLKVPASWEILVNGDPIVAAVLKTKALLAQERAEAKEAAGAKPGAKAGAKKGK; the protein is encoded by the coding sequence ATGAGCCACAAATTAGCTGTTAAAAAAAGGACTGAAACCGGCAAGAACGTAAACAATCGTCTTCGCGAAGCTGGACAAGTTCCTATTAACATTATCGGAGGCGGAAATGCCGCATCCGGTTCCGTAAACGAGAAAGAACTTGAAAAACTAGTTCATTCCGGGATCCGTCAATCCACTCTAATCGAGTTGGAAGTAGAGGGAGAAGGAGTCCAAAAGGTTTTCGTTAAAGAAGTACAACGTTTTCCTGAGATCGACAGAATTCGCCACGTAGACTTCTACAAAGTTGAGCCTGGTAAGAAGATCGTTACTAAGATCGGAATTCGCACCGAGGGAACTGCAAAAGGTTCTAAGATGGGTGGTCAGTTCGATCATTTGATCCATGAGATCCGTGTGAAAACTGTTCCTGAGGATCTAATCGAAACTCTGGTTCTAGACGTAACTGATCTTGATGTAGGCGATTTTATCAAAGTTAGTAACTTAAAAGTTCCTGCCAGCTGGGAAATTTTAGTGAACGGAGATCCGATCGTAGCAGCAGTTCTGAAAACCAAAGCATTACTTGCTCAAGAAAGAGCAGAAGCTAAGGAAGCTGCCGGCGCGAAACCGGGAGCAAAAGCCGGAGCGAAAAAAGGGAAATAA